From a region of the Tursiops truncatus isolate mTurTru1 chromosome 2, mTurTru1.mat.Y, whole genome shotgun sequence genome:
- the GPATCH2L gene encoding G patch domain-containing protein 2-like isoform X11, translating to MDELVHDLASALEQTSEQNKLGELWEEMALSPRQQRRQLRKRRGRKRRSDFTHLAEHTCCYSEASESSLDEAIKDCREMASVTNFSDSDDTMVAKRHPALNAIVKSKQHSWHESDSFTENAPCRPLRRRRKVKRVTSEVAASLQQKLKVSDWSYERGCRFKSAKKQRLSRWKENTPWTSSGHGLCEAAENRTFLSKTGRKERMECEADEQKQGSDENMSECETSSVCSSSDTGLFTNDEGRQALF from the coding sequence ATGGATGAGCTGGTACATGACTTAGCCTCAGCCTTGGAGCAGACATCTGAGCAGAATAAGCTTGGTGAGCTGTGGGAGGAGATGGCGCTGAGCCCTCGGCAGCAGAGGCGGCAGCTTCGCAAACGGAGAGGCCGGAAGCGCCGTTCAGACTTCACTCACCTGGCAGAGCATACCTGCTGCTACAGTGAGGCCTCTGAGTCAAGTCTGGATGAGGCCATCAAGGACTGTCGAGAAATGGCCTCAGTCACCAATTTTAGTGACTCTGATGACACTATGGTAGCCAAACGGCACCCAGCTCTTAATGCCATTGTTAAGAGTAAGCAACATTCTTGGCACGAATCTGACTCCTTTACTGAAAATGCACCTTGTCGACCGCTGAGGCGCCGACGGAAGGTGAAGCGCGTAACATCAGAGGTGGCTGCCAGCCTTCAGCAGAAGCTCAAGGTGTCAGATTGGAGCTATGAGAGAGGCTGCAGGTTCAAGTCTGCTAAGAAGCAGCGTCTGTCCCGCTGGAAGGAGAATACTCCCTGGACCTCATCAGGTCACGGGTTGTGCGAAGCAGCAGAAAATAGGACTTTCCTAAGCAAAacgggaaggaaagaaaggatggaGTGTGAAGCAGATGAACAAAAACAGGGCTCTGATGAGAATATGTCAGAATG